In Calypte anna isolate BGI_N300 chromosome 5, bCalAnn1_v1.p, whole genome shotgun sequence, the sequence AGGAATCACTGCTTTAAAACAGCCACAGGacaccagggcagagctgtggctgccaacccccccccaaagccTCTGAGCCACCAGCACCAAGTCCCAGTTGACCCACTTGACTCTGCTGAGCTATTTATGAACCCTCTTCCCAATCTGCTgcctccccacccccctcctgcctctgctggcCCCGGATCAAACGTTTCCCTCTCCAGCAAACCCTTTGAATCTCGCCGTGGAGAGCATCAGATGCtgggagggttggagcagccagcagcagcctcaggtgGCTGTCaccaggagctgtgccagcaaATCCTCCTCCCCACGGCTGCGTCACTGCTGCGGCTGCACCCGGACCCAgcaccttcctcctgctgctgccagccaccAAAATCTGCAATTGTCACCCAGACAGCTCCCCGGGAGGGGCAGCCCCACAGAACCCCCCCCTGCATGGCTCCTGGGGCCACCCAGAGCtgtcacctccctccctcccagcccgGGTGCTGATGTGTGGGTGCTCAGAGCCAAGCTGggggagcaggatggggctCCTGGAGCCCGGGAAAGGTGGCTCTGCCTTACAGCTGCAATGGGAAGGATTGGGGGgtgggggtcctgggggtccCCCTGGGCCAGCAGCTGCACCCAGATGGGGCAAAGTCCCCGCTGGCAGCACCGGTACCGGGGGCCTCTCCAGAAactgccctggcacagccccaccACGCTCCCCAGGGGGGTGACACAGCACTTTGGAGCCCCACACTCAGGCCCCATACACTTCCCACCAGCCTGACCCCAAAATAGGGCTGAACAGCCTTTTTCCTACACCCTGACCCCAGCAGGAGCTGACACCTGAGAGCCACATCCGAGGGCCCCAAGGACCtccctgggatgggatgggccCAGCAGACATTTCATGTGGAGAGATGGAGGCAGAGACACAAACCAGCCCCAAACCAGCCCCAAAGCAGCCCCAAACCATCCCAAAACCTCAGGGGTTTTGTTCAGTTGGAAACCCAAACCCCAGCTCTGACCTCCATGGCTCAGGCCCTCAGCCTGCACCCAGCAGCATCACCCACACAGCAGAAACATCCCCCAGGGGTTTGTTCTGTTCTCTACTcaagaaataaagcaacaaGAACCAGGGGAAAGGAATGAAGCTGACCCTGCCTGCAGCATGAGCTGCtgtcccccccctgccccccagcagACCCCCAtgagctcctgctgcaggattCCTGCTGCACCAGCTGCAAGAAAACCCCATCAggtcccctccccagcacaaaCCCGGCCATTTCCCTGCAGCAACAAGGGCTGGAAAGCACTTGTGGCTCAAtcctccttcctgccctcaGCTCTCTTCAAAATCCAGAGGCTGCTGCCAAAAATCCCCCAACAAACCAAGCcagccccctccttccctcctccactCATCTTCACCTGGCATGGTCACCCAAGTTCTGCACCTCCCAGCATGGATGTGAAACCATCACCAACCCCTCCCCGCTCAGAGCTGTCCCAGAAAACCACAGATCAGGGAAGGGTTACCAAAGCAGCCTTAGGAAATGGGTGAATTTTGTCTGCACCTCCCCAGGGGTGCCCACCACGTGCTCTGAGTGGTGTCCACTGAGCTACACCCGGCACAGCCCCGGGGGTTGTCACCAGGAGAAGTCACACCAGGCAAAGCTGCATCACCTGGACTAAACCAGCCCCAACCTCTGCAGGAATCACCAACAAATTCACCAACAAATTCACCATCTCCAAACCCATCCCCGCCTGACCAATGCACCAGGGtgtttttctgggggggggtaTCACCCCCCTTGCCTTTTttggccagaaaaaaaaaaattaaaaaattaaaaatagattcCAGGGAGAATTCTGCATGTGCAGAGCCAGGTCCTGGAGCAGCCCCGGATCTGCTGGCGTCAGCCTGCAAACTGTTGCTCTGCAGCTGAAACGTAAGAACCCACTGCAGGCAGTGACCTTCCCGGGAGGCTCCCGGGGCTGAGCCCCCTGGATCCCCCCCCTTGtgcagcaaaaccagagcaCTCTGCAGCCCCCCGGgaaggggctgggctggggaaagctgctcagagctctCTCAGCAGGGAGATGCTTGCTCAGAGAGCTCCATCCCTCCCCGCAGCCCACCCGGGGTGAGAGGGGATGCAGGGGGGGGGAAATTCACATTGAAAGGAACCGGGGGGGGTTTCTTCCCCCTATCCTGCCATGGTTTCACTAGGATGGAGGCTGGTGTTGGGCAGGGAGGCTGAGAAAGGAGAGCTGGGAACTGCTGAAGGTCAAAGCTGTGAAGGTCAGACTTTGGAGGTCGGTTCTGAGCTGGATCCAGCAGGCTCcatcctccctctcctgcccccaccctgcccagccccacccAGGGAACATTCCTCCTCTTGCTCCACTGCCCAAGTTTTGCCAGGCTGACCCCAGCTCCAGAatttaaatcctttttccttcccctcctcagccccatCAGAAGCCTCAGGGTGGGAACCGGGAGCTGAGCAGCTCAACAGGTCCCTGCAGGGACACGGACACGCGGGGGTGGGCGGAggggcagggacagcagggtgaaaacccaaaatattccctcccttccccatgTATTTCATCCCTGGAAGGATGAAAGAGGAGCCCTGGGCTGgcatcctcctccctccagctcgtttgtccccatcttttcccctttgcttAAACCAAACACCAGCAGCTCAGTCACCTCTCTCCTGTTTGCACCTTtgggtggaggggggggaaaggggcagATTTCCCTCTGCGAGCCCCTTCCCGGCAGGAGGCGGGGGCTGAAATCCTCTTGGTACCCAGGAACATCCCTTTGGGAAAAGGgaccccagggctgctgctccgCCCTCACCTCCTGCCCGGGGGGGCACAGAGGGGAAACACAGAGGGGAAACCCCCCCAGAGAGCACCAGATGGGGAAAGGAACACAGCTGGAATGGAACACAGCTGGAAAGGAACACATCTGGAAAGGAACACAGCTGGAAAGGAGTCCCACAGCACTCCAGGGGCTGCCCGGGCTCCCCTGCCGCAGGTTGGCCGGGGCAGCGCTTCCCCCCctgcctcccagcagccccGTTTCCGGCACATGGCCGCCCGGcttctccctctccagcctccGGAACCCTTCTCTGGGGACATCcgaaagcaaaaaaaaacccaaacaaccgAGCAAACCAAAGCCCTGGATCCCATCCCCAGCCTGCCGCCTGCCTCTCCTTGAAGCCCGGTAGCCACCGGGCaacccagctgggctggggctggctccCCGCATGGGAGGTaagtggaggaagaggaggaggaggaggaggaaggtccCCAGGAGCCTGCGGAAATCCTTTTCCGCTGTCTGACCTtcagggagcagggcagaggagctggggtggggaaAGGAGCATCCCCAGGATTTGGGGTTAAAATGAGGCATTTTCGCCAGccggcagcccccagcccaggtgggtgcagggatggggacactcaccttgagcagggagggaggggacagcctCTCCTTTTCGCTTTGTCACCCCAGTCCGGGGGGGGACATCCATCCCGTGGCCCTAAAGCCAGCGCTGGGGccccccaacccctctgctGCCCCTCCCCGGGGTGCCCAGGGCCGCAGCGGCTCTTACCTTGGGAGATGGTTCTTGCGCAGAGAGCAgcgagggagggagggagaagggggggtggggaaaaagaaCTTGGGAGTTTCCCACAATGCACCTCGGCAGACCGCATGAAGATGGAAAAGAGGGGAGGgcgctgggggggggggattggggtggggggtggtcAGCGCTGGGATCcggagggaagggctgggacttgggagggggggggaagggatggAACGGAGATAAAATGGCAAAGTGGGGGTTGGAAAGGTGGTGAGGCTGCATCCACACCCCCATCCTGCACCCCGGGATCTCCaaaccctgcagccccctcgctgctcccccccccccagggtgAACAGAGCCAGAAAGGGGAGGGTGAgacagggagggaagggggggctgATAAAAGGGGGTGCCGATAAATGGGGGTGCTGGTAAATGGGGGTTCTGATAAATGGGGGTGCTGATAAATGGGGGTGCTGATAAATGGGGGTGCTTGGTGCAGCCAAGgggttaaaaaaaggaaaaaaaaaaggattctggGGCTCCCCCCACCTGGATAAAGGATTCCCGAGGGTGACAACCCCCCCATGTGTGGGGAGGAAGCTCAGTTGCTGCCCCTGGGGTGGTTTGGTACCAGCAGCCAGGTCCTGGgggtgtctggagctctttaaCCCCTTCCTGCCTGAGCAAACCCAGCTCAGGATATCCCCAAACACCCATCCTCCTCCACGCAGCCATCTTCAGGAGTTTGGAGCCAGCAATCCGTCAGAAAACAGCTCAGCACTTGGCAGGATGTTTCCTTTCAGAGCCCCCCCAGAGACAGTGCAGGAGGGGAGGGCACAGGGACCCCAGGGAACAATCAATGATTTCCAAACCAGAGCTCACCCaggggcagctcagccctgccagaGAGCTGGAAACCACTCCAGATGCTTCAATCCCCCTGGAATGAACATTTCTGGCTAAGTTTGGGGATGCACAGGACAGACAGGGACTgtcccccacacacacacacacaccccaggagaggctgtgctgccaggggctgcttTGGGAGCAGGGATGAGCAAGGTTCTCTTGCTGGGTGGCTTCAGGAGGTGGTGGCTGATGTCCCCTGGATGTCCCCAGAGGCTGATGTCCCCTGGGTGATGTCCCTGCTGCCTTTTTTAAGGCCTggtgccaggcacaggcagggaaTGGTCCCCAAGCAGTTActtcccctgcccagcccctccCTGAGGATGCTCCTCACCCTTTGTGGAGCTGTTCAGAAATCCCCATATTCagtccttaaaatatttttactgatgcattattaaaaactattaaaaaaaataaaaaaaaggagggggaagcaGCTGTAAACCCAATAACCTCCCTCTCAGCCCTGCAAGGAAGGGGAGAAGCCCTCCCCTCTCAGCCCAAGCACCcgagggggaggaggaggaggaggaaggctctGACAGAGAGAGGCTTCCACCTGAAAGTGAAACCATCCCCACACCTCGTGTAGAGCAGGGACAGGATCCCAGCCCCCTGGGGGGACTGTCCCCAACCCTTCCAGCACAGGAAGAAACTGGGGTTTATGGGACAAACTGGGGTGCCCAGCTCCAAATCCTCTCTgggtggggggtgaggggtTTCTGCCCCGGGTGttggcagctccaggagctccaggctgagctgtCAGGGCTTGAtgtgcaggaggaggggaaaaaaacaacctgagcTGATGGGCAGTGAAGAGGCCACCATGGACACAGGGATTGGGATGCTTGAAGGGATGACCCTGAGGGACCTCGCCGAGGAGCTCCAGGATGAGAAGGTGAAAGGTGGGAACCCAGCagccattttccttttctttgtccctTTCCATCCTTTGGGTGATCCTGCAGACAGAGAGAGGTTGGTGAGAGCAGGTTTCAGGTCCAGAGAAAGATGGAGATGTCCCCCCACTGTGTCCCTGTTAGTTTGGGGGCTGTAGTGACCTCTCCTCTTGCTGTCCCCCCCCACTGCCTTCTCCTGGAGAAGATCCCTGAggtcctggcactgcctggcaggcagcagggcagatCCTCTCCTGGGATGAAGGACACCTCTGGAGACCTCATATTTGGAGGCAGGACATGGAGAGCTCATGTTTGGAGCTGGGGGCATCCCCAGGAACCCCGGGGTGGTGTCCTGTGGCCCCAGGGCCATGGGCAGAGGGgtggggaggctgcaggtgaCCCCAAGCCACCATGGCTGGTCCCCTGGTGAATGGGGATTGCAGGGAGGGGAGCACAGGGCTTGGTGGTTCAGGGTGGTGGCAACCTAGGAGTGGAGAAGGAGCCCTCAGGGGACCAAAGGCCCTCAGAGTGTCCTTAGGAGAGGCCTGAGGGCTGCACCAGTGTCCTGTTGGGGTGGTGGGGGGTTGGTTGGAgctcctggggggctggggaccatttctgcttctctcccacACAGGGTACAAGCAGAGACTCCGGGAACACGTGGCCCAAACCTTCTGCTGCTGTCCCGGGGAGAACCTCTCCCACTACACCCCCCTCACCATCTCCAGGAAGCCTGGGAACAAACCTGGAAGTGAGGATGAAGCCATGGGCACCACCCGTGGCCCGACCACCCTCACCCTGACACCCCAGAGCCTGCTGGAGCCCCAAGGGGACGGGGACACCCCgagggtgctggtgctggtagGGGCCCCGGGGATGGGGAAGACGATGACAGTGAGGAAGGTGATGGTGGAGTGGGCAGAAGGAGCCCAGCACACACCTTTTGATTACATCTTCTGCTGGGACTGCACAGCCATGGCCACCAGCCAGCAGGCCAGCCTCCTGGACCTGatgtcccagtgctgccctgggaGGGAAGTGCCCCTCGGGCAGATCCTGGGGGAGCAGGAGAAAATCCTCTTCATCCTTGATGGCTTCGAGGCCCTGGGGTTCCCTCTGCTGGGGCCTGAGGAGGGTTTGAGCTCCGACCCCCGGGAGCCGAGGCCGCTGGAAACCACCCTGAGGAGTTTGCTGCGGAAAATCCTTCTCCCCAAGTCCTCCCTGCTCGTCACCACcaggccagcagctctgcagagcctggggaggTGCCTGGAGGGGGAGGATTTCCTGGAAATCCTGGGCTTTTCGGGGGCCAGGAGGGAGGAATATTTCCACAGGTATTTCGAGGACGACGCCAAAGCCACCGCGGCCTTCGGGTTCGTCAGCAGCAGCGAGAGCCTCCACGGCTTGTGTGTCATCCCCGTCCTCTGCTGGGCCCTCTGCACCCtcctgggacaggggctggagaagaagaaaaccctGGCTGAGAGCTCCAGAGGCCCCACGGGGCTGGGGGTGTTCTACCTGTCCTGGGTACTGAGGAGCAGGGGCAGACACAGCCCGCAGCACCTCCGGCCGTTCCTGCACAACCTCTGCTCCTTGGCTGCCGAGGGCATCTGGAAGCACAAGGTGCTCTTTGAGGAGGAGGAAATCAAAGCCCGTGGCTtggagcagccagagctccTGCCCCTCTTCCTCAACGAGAAGATCCCAAAGAAAGGGGTGGAGCAGGGGAACCTCTACAGCTTCGCCCACCTGCACCTCCAGGAGTTTTTTGGGGCGCTGTTTTACGTcctggaggatgaggagggagcagagggtggCTCGGGAGCTCTCCTGAAGGATCTCAGAGTGGTGCTGGAGAGCTACAGCCAGTCCAGGGAGGAGCTGAGCCTCCTGAGGAGGTTCCTCTTCGGTCTGCTGAGCCAGAGATCCATGGAGGACATGGACAGGCTGGGGTGCAGGATTGCACCAGGAGccagagaggagctgctgaggtggCTCCAGGGGAGGCTCCGAGGTCTCTCCCACCCTGGCCGAGAGCTGAAAGTCAGAGACTTGGACACTTTCCACTTTTTGTTTGAGATGAAGGAGGAAAGCTTGGTGCAGAGCACGCTGGGGGGGTTCAGGGCTGTAGAGCTGCAGGACATCAAGGTGACTTTGTGTGACCAAATGGCTCTTTCCTTCTGCATCCAgcactgggctgggctgggctccctcagcctccgGGGAtgctccttccagccctggtGAGTATGGCCCTGCTCTGGTCCCCCCAAATCCCAAAGatttctccttctccatcccaaAGGAAGGGTTTGAAAGGGTCACCCAAACACCAACTTCTCCTTTCCTTGGGGCTGAACTCCCCAGCAAAGGATTTTGGGGAGAATTGAGGCAGAATGAAGATCAAGGGGGCTCCTCCCCGgggtgggatggatggagaagGAACATTTGGGCTCAGCTGCCCCATCCCAAGCTGTTCCCTCTGGGCCTGGAGCTGGGTTTGGCTTCACCTCCCCCTCCTCACACCTCATGGGAAGATGGAATGTTCAGTCCATCCAGAGCTTCCCTTGAGAGCAGCAGAACTCAGGATAACACCCCTGATCCTTCCCATCTCCAAAGCCCTGGAGGTGCCACGAGAGACCCCCTGAGCAGGgaga encodes:
- the NLRP3 gene encoding NACHT, LRR and PYD domains-containing protein 3 isoform X2 → MGGYKQRLREHVAQTFCCCPGENLSHYTPLTISRKPGNKPGSEDEAMGTTRGPTTLTLTPQSLLEPQGDGDTPRVLVLVGAPGMGKTMTVRKVMVEWAEGAQHTPFDYIFCWDCTAMATSQQASLLDLMSQCCPGREVPLGQILGEQEKILFILDGFEALGFPLLGPEEGLSSDPREPRPLETTLRSLLRKILLPKSSLLVTTRPAALQSLGRCLEGEDFLEILGFSGARREEYFHRYFEDDAKATAAFGFVSSSESLHGLCVIPVLCWALCTLLGQGLEKKKTLAESSRGPTGLGVFYLSWVLRSRGRHSPQHLRPFLHNLCSLAAEGIWKHKVLFEEEEIKARGLEQPELLPLFLNEKIPKKGVEQGNLYSFAHLHLQEFFGALFYVLEDEEGAEGGSGALLKDLRVVLESYSQSREELSLLRRFLFGLLSQRSMEDMDRLGCRIAPGAREELLRWLQGRLRGLSHPGRELKVRDLDTFHFLFEMKEESLVQSTLGGFRAVELQDIKVTLCDQMALSFCIQHWAGLGSLSLRGCSFQPCSRGNSQGQEEPGSPIHLLCRALAHAGRDLRTLRFWWCRLSQSCCVELVKLLAQHPGLTQLELGDTTLGDTALSLLCQGLQQPRCHLRVLRLWYSGLTSAGCEDLVALLATSPCLEELDLSYSEGLRDPGAQVLCQGLQGQPCHLHTLRLGSCRLTGASCPALGALLLDSPQLTCLDLSDNDLGTQGVLQLCHHLQHPSCLLQTLGLSTAGLAEEALEELEALRDLKPELKIRNLLEQEVPQAGAMARLPFQRGIRPGPRGRKGLPPIPRGPIP
- the NLRP3 gene encoding NACHT, LRR and PYD domains-containing protein 3 isoform X1 is translated as MGSEEATMDTGIGMLEGMTLRDLAEELQDEKVKGYKQRLREHVAQTFCCCPGENLSHYTPLTISRKPGNKPGSEDEAMGTTRGPTTLTLTPQSLLEPQGDGDTPRVLVLVGAPGMGKTMTVRKVMVEWAEGAQHTPFDYIFCWDCTAMATSQQASLLDLMSQCCPGREVPLGQILGEQEKILFILDGFEALGFPLLGPEEGLSSDPREPRPLETTLRSLLRKILLPKSSLLVTTRPAALQSLGRCLEGEDFLEILGFSGARREEYFHRYFEDDAKATAAFGFVSSSESLHGLCVIPVLCWALCTLLGQGLEKKKTLAESSRGPTGLGVFYLSWVLRSRGRHSPQHLRPFLHNLCSLAAEGIWKHKVLFEEEEIKARGLEQPELLPLFLNEKIPKKGVEQGNLYSFAHLHLQEFFGALFYVLEDEEGAEGGSGALLKDLRVVLESYSQSREELSLLRRFLFGLLSQRSMEDMDRLGCRIAPGAREELLRWLQGRLRGLSHPGRELKVRDLDTFHFLFEMKEESLVQSTLGGFRAVELQDIKVTLCDQMALSFCIQHWAGLGSLSLRGCSFQPCSRGNSQGQEEPGSPIHLLCRALAHAGRDLRTLRFWWCRLSQSCCVELVKLLAQHPGLTQLELGDTTLGDTALSLLCQGLQQPRCHLRVLRLWYSGLTSAGCEDLVALLATSPCLEELDLSYSEGLRDPGAQVLCQGLQGQPCHLHTLRLGSCRLTGASCPALGALLLDSPQLTCLDLSDNDLGTQGVLQLCHHLQHPSCLLQTLGLSTAGLAEEALEELEALRDLKPELKIRNLLEQEVPQAGAMARLPFQRGIRPGPRGRKGLPPIPRGPIP
- the NLRP3 gene encoding NACHT, LRR and PYD domains-containing protein 3 isoform X3, which encodes MGSEEATMDTGIGMLEGMTLRDLAEELQDEKVKGYKQRLREHVAQTFCCCPGENLSHYTPLTISRKPGNKPGSEDEAMGTTRGPTTLTLTPQSLLEPQGDGDTPRVLVLVGAPGMGKTMTVRKVMVEWAEGAQHTPFDYIFCWDCTAMATSQQASLLDLMSQCCPGREVPLGQILGEQEKILFILDGFEALGFPLLGPEEGLSSDPREPRPLETTLRSLLRKILLPKSSLLVTTRPAALQSLGRCLEGEDFLEILGFSGARREEYFHRYFEDDAKATAAFGFVSSSESLHGLCVIPVLCWALCTLLGQGLEKKKTLAESSRGPTGLGVFYLSWVLRSRGRHSPQHLRPFLHNLCSLAAEGIWKHKVLFEEEEIKARGLEQPELLPLFLNEKIPKKGVEQGNLYSFAHLHLQEFFGALFYVLEDEEGAEGGSGALLKDLRVVLESYSQSREELSLLRRFLFGLLSQRSMEDMDRLGCRIAPGAREELLRWLQGRLRGLSHPGRELKVRDLDTFHFLFEMKEESLVQSTLGGFRAVELQDIKVTLCDQMALSFCIQHWAGLGSLSLRGCSFQPCSRGNSQGQEEPGSPIHLLCRALAHAGRDLRTLRFWWCRLSQSCCVELVKLLAQHPGLTQLELGDTTLGDTALSLLCQGLQQPRCHLRVLRLWYSGLTSAGCEDLVALLATSPCLEELDLSYSEGLRDPGAQVLCQGLQGQPCHLHTLRLGSCRLTGASCPALGALLLDSPQLTCLDLSDNDLGTQGVLQLCHHLQHPSCLLQTLG